In the Streptomyces sp. SJL17-4 genome, AGAAGTTGCAGAACTTGTCCCAGCAGACCTGGACGTTGACGCCCATGACCAGGTTGGGGCGGGCGGCGCCCGGGTAGCGGTCGGCGTTCCGCTTGGTCCAGCGGCGCTTGAGGGCCATGCCGGCGAGCATGCAAGCCTCGCTGGAGCCGGTGGTGGAGCAGCCGACGGCGGTGGCCGGGTCCGGGGCGTTCCACAGGTGGGCGAGCATGGCGACGCAGCGGCGCTCCAGTTCGGCGGTGCGCGGGTACTCGTCCTTGTCGATCATGTTCTTGTCGCGGCACTCGCTCATCAGGACCCCCGCCTGGGGCTCCATCCAGGTGGTGACGAAGGTGGCGAGGTTGAGCCGGGAGTTGCCGTCGAGCATCAGCTCGTCGTGGACGAACTGATAGGCGCTCGACGGGGGCAGCGGCCCGTCGGGGAGCCGGTGGTGGGGCGGGGCCTCCGTCATACCGCCGACCGGGTTGGCCTCGCCGAAGAAGGGGTTGAGCGTGAGCCGGCGCACGGGTTCGGAGGGGGAGGCGGCGGGACCTTGGTGGAGCGGCATGGATGACTCCTTCTGTCCGGTGGGGAGGGCGGGGGGTCTCTCCGAGAGGGGGAGCGGGGGAGGTGCAGGGAGCCGGTTCTCTCCGAAGAGGGGCGGGGTCAGTGCAGGGAGCGGCCCTGAGGGTCGAGTTCGAGCTGGGGGCGGCCGGTGACGATCAGCCAGGCGGGGAGGGAGGCCAGGCAGAGCAGGGCGAGCATCGCGGGTGAGGCGGCGAGGACGGCGCCGACGAAGAGGCTGATCCAGCCCTGACGGGTGGTGGCGAGCAGGACGCCGAGGACGGCGGAGGAGATGGCGACCGCCGGATGGACCTCGGGGACGAGGGCCTGGGCGAGCAGCCCGAAGGCGGCGCCGATGAAGACGGCGGGGAAGATTCGGCCGCCCCGGAAACCGCAGGAGGCGGCGACGAGGAGGGCGAGGAGTTTGATCACGGCCAGCTTGGCGAGCTCGCCGGAGGACCAGCCGCCGATCGAGGAGGTGAGTTCCTTGATCTCCTCCAGTCCCTTGAAGAGGGTCAGGTGTCCGCCGAGGGCGCCCAGGAGGCCGAGGACGAGTCCACCGAGGGGCAGCACCAGCATGGGGTGGCGCAGGCGCTGGAAGGCGGCGTGGACATGGGGGAAGAGGTAGCAGGCGGCGAGGCCGAAGACGGCCGCGGCGGAGGCGATCGCCATGGCGGCGAGGAGGTCGCCCCAGCCGGGGTCGGTGAGGGGAGGGAGACCCATGGCGAAGCTGGGCTCGGCGAGCAGCTGGGTGGTCATGGACCCGGCGCCGGCGGCGACCAGCGGGGCGAAGAGCCGGTCCCAGAGCGAGCCGCGTCCCGGCGTGCCGGCGAGAGCCTCGGAGATGACGAGGGCGGCGGCCACCGGGGTGCCGAAGAGGGCGCCGATGGTGGCGGCCGAGGCGAGGGAGACCCAGATGGCACCCGGCAGGGCGGGGGCGGCCTTGCGGCCGAGCCAGTAGGCGAGGGCGATGTTGGCCGCGATGATCGGGTTCTCGGGGCCGAGGCTCACTCCGCCGGCGAGGGTGAGCGTGCTCGCGAGGAGGAGGCCAGGGACGATCCCGGGGGCGAGCGGCGCCCCTCCGAGGCCCTCCGAGGCCGGGTCGGGCCCGGCGTGTCCGGGGACCTTCCAGACCACGAGGCCCACGGCGATGCCCGCCGCCGTGAGCATGCTGATGATCCAGAGGGAGGAGTAGTCGCCGATCCCGAGGGCGTCGGGCAGGTCGTGCCAGAGGACGCCCTGGAGCTCCTCCGCGAGGGCGCTGATCCCCAGGAAGAGCAGGCTCGCCGCGACGCCGACCACGAGCGCGGGCAGCACCTGGGGGAGCAGGATCCGTGGCGGGGTCTCGGCGGCGGAGAGAGGAGGCGGAGCATGATCGGTGGCCACCGGCCCACCATAAGTGAGCAAATGCCGCACAACATCTCGAAATTCGGGTCGAACGGACGTGCACGCCATGCCCCCGCGACGCGATCGGGCCGCTCTCCACGGGACGCCGCGCTGCGGCCGCGACGCGACGGCCCACTGGGACGCCGCGCCGCGCCGCGCCGACCTCAGGGCCGACCCCAGCCGACCTCAGGGCAGACCTCAGCCGACCTCGGGGCCGACCTTGTGGGGAGGGCCCCGCCGCAGGGTTCAGGCGCGCGGTGCGATCACCACCGCCGTGCCGTACGCGCACACCTCCGTGCCCACGTCCGCCGCGTCCGTCACGTCGAAGCGGAACATCAGCACGGCGTTCGCGCCGCGCGCCCGAGCCTGCTCCACCAGGCGCTCCATGGCCTGGTTCCGGGTCTGCACGAGGGTCTTCGTCAGGCCCTTCAGCTCCCCGCCGACCATCGACTTGAGGCCCGCGCCGATCTGGCTGCCCAGATGGCGGGAGCGGACGGTGAGCCCGAAGACCTCACCGATCACCTGCCGGACCTCGAAGCCCGGCACGTCGTTCGTCGTCACGACCAGTACGTCGGGGTGCGACCCCTGGCCGCCTCCGTACTCCTCGATGCCCATCGGCATACACCTCCTGGCCCCCCAGCCTCGGGGGAGCGGGCCCTCTTCGCATCCTGTGGACCCAGGTGGAACCGGTCGCGTTCGGTTCGCGTTGATAGCTTGGGGCCAGTCGTCCCCCATGCCCCCACCGATCGCAGGAGCCCGGAACCCGTGAACACGCTTGCCCTCGGACCGAGCTGGTTGGACCCGGACTTTCTGATCGGAGAGTTCGGTCTGATCGGTGTCCTCGTCATCGTCTTCGCCGAGTCCGGACTCCTCATCGGGTTCTTCCTGCCCGGTGACTCGCTTCTCTTCACCACCGGCCTGCTCGTCACCACCGGAAAGCTCGACAAGCCCCTGTGGGTGGTGTGCACCCTCATCGTGGCCGCGGCGGTCATCGGCGACCAGGTGGGTTACCTCTTCGGCCGGAAGGTGGGCCCGGCCCTCTTCAAGCGTCCCGACTCCAAGCTCTTCAAGCAGGAGAACGTCGCGAAGGCGCACGAGTTCTTCGAGAAGCACGGCCCGAAGTCGCTGATCCTGGCCCGCTTCGTCCCGATCGTGCGGACGTTCACGCCGATCATCGCGGGCGTCAGCCGCATGAACTACCGCTCGTTCATCACGTTCAACATCATCGGCGGTGTGCTGTGGGGCGCGGGCGTGACCCTGCTCGGCGCCTCCCTCGGCAAGATCGACTTCGTGCACAAGCACATCGAGATGATCCTCATCGGGATCGTCCTGATCTCCGTGATCCCGATCGTGATCGAGTTCCTGCGGGCCCGCTCCCAGTCGAAGAAGGCGCAGGCCATGGGCGACGGCAGCGAGCACGACGCCCCCGGCACCCCGAACCCGCAGGGCTCCCGCGGCCGCCACGCCAAGCGCTGAGCCCCACCGGCACCGGGATCACCGCAGCAGCTAGAAGCCCCTGGTCCGCTTGGCCGCACGACGGGCCGCGGCGGCGCCGGGGGCCTGCATGAAGAGGCGGGCCAGCTCGCCTCCCAGGTTCACCCCGATCGCGATCGCCAGAGCCAGGGCCGCCGCCTTCGCCAGCGAGGCGAAGCCCTGGTCCAGGTTGTTCTGGGCGATCGCGAGCACTCCGAAGTACGTCGCCGAACCGGGCAGCAGCGGCCCGATCGCCGCCGTCACGTACGGCAGCGACGAGGTGTGCTGGTAGCGGGCGATCAGCTGCCCGAAGAGGCCCACCAGGCCCGCCGCCACCGCTGTCGCCATGACCGTCGACCCGTTCGCGGTCACCGCTATCGACGCGTAGATCACCCACGCCACCCCGCCGTTCAGCGTCGCGAACAGAACCGTCGCCCGTGACTGCTGCAACAGGATCGCGAAGGTCGCGCACAGCACCATCGACGCCAGGATCTGCGTCACCGGCCGCTCCACCGCCTCCAGCTTCCCCTCCGGGTTCAGCTGCGCGTCGAACTGCACGGCGATGTACAGCACCGACAGCACGCCCACCACGATCGCGACGAAGAAGTACGCGACCTCCAGGAGCCGGGCCGAGGCCGTGATGTAGAAGCCGGTCAGCCCGTCCTGCACGGCCGCCACCAGCGCCCGCCCCGGGATCAGCGCGAACAGGCCACCGGTGATCACCGCCGAAGGCCGCAGATCGGCGTGCAGCATCGTCAGCAGCACCCCCATCGCCGCCGGCGGCATCGCGGCCACCAGGAACTGGTAGAACTCGGGCATACCGCGCCCGGCGAACAGCCACGCCAGCCGGTCGCCGAGCACCGCGCCCAGCGCCGCCACGAAGAACACCGTCGGACCACCGCCGAGCAGCACCGAGGCCGCGCCGGCGAGTACGCCCGCCGCCGCCGTCAGGACCCAGCCCGGATACGGGTGCCGGTTGCGCCGTATCTCCGCGAGCCGCCCGTACGCCTCCTCCGGCGTCACCTCGTGCGCCTGCGCGTTGATGTCGGCGAGCAGCGTGTACACCGCCGCGAGCCGCGTGTAGTCCGTGCCCCGGCGCCGTACCGTCCGGTTCGCCGTGATCGGGTCGTCCACCAGCGACGGCTGGTAGGTGACGGACAACAGGGTGAACGTCACCGTCGGCTCGACCCGGTCCAGACCGTACGAGCGGCAGATCGCGAACATCGCCGCCTCGACGTCCTCCGCGCCCTCCCCGCCCGCGAGCAGCAGCTCGCCGATACGCAGGGTCAGGTCGAGCACCCGCGGTACCGAGGGACCGCTCTCGTCCTCCTTGCGCGTCGCCTCGGGCACCGGCCGCTCACCCACCGGCAGCCGCAGCATCGTCCGCATCCGGTCCTGCCACGGCGCGTCCTGCGAAAGCCGCACCAGGGGCACCCCGTACGCCGGGGTGAAGGCGGGCGGCGAGTTCTTCGCCGAGTAGGTGGCGGGCGGCGCGAACGCCGAACCCTCCTGCTCGGCCGGCGGCTCCGGCGTCAGCCCCGGGGGAAGGGCGAACTCGGAGGTCGGGTGCTCCTCCTCGGGCGGCGCGGGCTGCTCCACACCGGCCGGCGGCACGAACGCGCTCCGTGCCTCGTCCGACTGCGGCTTCCGGTCCTCCGGAGCTCCCTCGGGATCCCCGCCCGGACCGTTCTTCGAGCCGTCCGGCTCCGCCACCACTCTGTCCGCCTCACTCCCTGGGAACCGTGAATTCCAGTATGAGTGTGCGACGGATGTGCGAAAGGCGGTGCACCCAAGGGGTGCACCGCCTTCACGCCTTCAGTGCAGAACCGGCTCAGTGGCCGCCCTGCTCCTTGGCGCGCGCGTACGACTTCTCGATCTCTTCCTCGGCCTCGGCGCGGCCGACCCAGTCGGCGCCCTCGACCGACTTGCCCGGCTCCAGGTCCTTGTAGACCTCGAAGAAGTGCTGGATCTCCAGGCGGTCGAACTCCGCCACGTGGTGGATGTCCCGCAGGTGCTCCATGCGCGGGTCCGTGGCCGGGACGCACAGCAGCTTGTCGTCGCCGCCCGCCTCGTCCGTCATACGGAACATGCCGATGGCGCGG is a window encoding:
- a CDS encoding VTT domain-containing protein — translated: MNTLALGPSWLDPDFLIGEFGLIGVLVIVFAESGLLIGFFLPGDSLLFTTGLLVTTGKLDKPLWVVCTLIVAAAVIGDQVGYLFGRKVGPALFKRPDSKLFKQENVAKAHEFFEKHGPKSLILARFVPIVRTFTPIIAGVSRMNYRSFITFNIIGGVLWGAGVTLLGASLGKIDFVHKHIEMILIGIVLISVIPIVIEFLRARSQSKKAQAMGDGSEHDAPGTPNPQGSRGRHAKR
- a CDS encoding inorganic diphosphatase → MEFDVLIEIPKGSRNKYEVDHETGRIRLDRRLFTSTAYPTDYGYVENTLGEDGDPLDALVILDEPTFPGCLIKCRAIGMFRMTDEAGGDDKLLCVPATDPRMEHLRDIHHVAEFDRLEIQHFFEVYKDLEPGKSVEGADWVGRAEAEEEIEKSYARAKEQGGH
- a CDS encoding ion channel protein, with the protein product MATDHAPPPLSAAETPPRILLPQVLPALVVGVAASLLFLGISALAEELQGVLWHDLPDALGIGDYSSLWIISMLTAAGIAVGLVVWKVPGHAGPDPASEGLGGAPLAPGIVPGLLLASTLTLAGGVSLGPENPIIAANIALAYWLGRKAAPALPGAIWVSLASAATIGALFGTPVAAALVISEALAGTPGRGSLWDRLFAPLVAAGAGSMTTQLLAEPSFAMGLPPLTDPGWGDLLAAMAIASAAAVFGLAACYLFPHVHAAFQRLRHPMLVLPLGGLVLGLLGALGGHLTLFKGLEEIKELTSSIGGWSSGELAKLAVIKLLALLVAASCGFRGGRIFPAVFIGAAFGLLAQALVPEVHPAVAISSAVLGVLLATTRQGWISLFVGAVLAASPAMLALLCLASLPAWLIVTGRPQLELDPQGRSLH
- a CDS encoding threonine/serine exporter family protein, with protein sequence MVAEPDGSKNGPGGDPEGAPEDRKPQSDEARSAFVPPAGVEQPAPPEEEHPTSEFALPPGLTPEPPAEQEGSAFAPPATYSAKNSPPAFTPAYGVPLVRLSQDAPWQDRMRTMLRLPVGERPVPEATRKEDESGPSVPRVLDLTLRIGELLLAGGEGAEDVEAAMFAICRSYGLDRVEPTVTFTLLSVTYQPSLVDDPITANRTVRRRGTDYTRLAAVYTLLADINAQAHEVTPEEAYGRLAEIRRNRHPYPGWVLTAAAGVLAGAASVLLGGGPTVFFVAALGAVLGDRLAWLFAGRGMPEFYQFLVAAMPPAAMGVLLTMLHADLRPSAVITGGLFALIPGRALVAAVQDGLTGFYITASARLLEVAYFFVAIVVGVLSVLYIAVQFDAQLNPEGKLEAVERPVTQILASMVLCATFAILLQQSRATVLFATLNGGVAWVIYASIAVTANGSTVMATAVAAGLVGLFGQLIARYQHTSSLPYVTAAIGPLLPGSATYFGVLAIAQNNLDQGFASLAKAAALALAIAIGVNLGGELARLFMQAPGAAAARRAAKRTRGF
- a CDS encoding YbjQ family protein, which produces MGIEEYGGGQGSHPDVLVVTTNDVPGFEVRQVIGEVFGLTVRSRHLGSQIGAGLKSMVGGELKGLTKTLVQTRNQAMERLVEQARARGANAVLMFRFDVTDAADVGTEVCAYGTAVVIAPRA